In a single window of the Diachasmimorpha longicaudata isolate KC_UGA_2023 chromosome 16, iyDiaLong2, whole genome shotgun sequence genome:
- the Sap130 gene encoding histone deacetylase complex subunit SAP130-A isoform X1, with amino-acid sequence MNVSNSGNAETTGDKRQPEPSQVPPHSLATIQNVHRIQTIQNIVQSNVQTIQPTQSVVSTVASAIVGKSISLDLNPKLSLMKSVVQSGAAVSGESNKITTTLCSVGSTVRIISPGMLSTVERQNPSPGQNQAVQGVQQVVTTIPATYHVPRGPAAVANISAPRSTVATPIVRASGGAAVVPIARPGAPTAVTAAQWPPKASVVYAPPQRHQVPPVTRVTTRPQTVYTSQQPQLVPQSQIRPVQATVVTATVSGGAPRLLTPVLQSTNALTRIPGPQVRPAVPLVSTAASAPPRHSPQSIQSTQPTRTLAMPATTNRVTVTAPVVGTASRIPGTASLTVQPALGRQLSLNPPPGATTNFSRVVIPSQQVQQTPGHQQGARVVQTITSLANIGTVSRVIATTTSGPITNMARVTQSAPTSVARITGMTLHSVPLTSPRPSPSPMKPLQAQTITQTVQIKSSGQQTLRVTPAAPVITTTTSTIVTSAPPATIIINNTNNIPSSPNQYQYRQGQPVRLLVEPSHEDNHSKPNASPRPSILRKRDHDSSPAKSVAKNLVPVLTTLPARQPTGSPPASPRAEREGTNSCGSTTLSATSSPLLDEDPEQSRVGAQSSVNEMSPRKKPRKQQLTGVELTEARCNVDEMQFICEDKIKREIKEERKDKFGEREGVQTVVVKGRPTPSLIGKDSSWKNRWGGRLHHFRRPGDVRPKEERRPTVAEIAQQKFVLQKINGWKVYQLTAQMEDLAELEKQVHEKLKSTLLMLESQHPSKNRQDDGIERANELIKGNMQRSSLISEGMCEARTQLVTIFQHKDHVSDMLQRCGNKRSQKKRDK; translated from the exons ATGAATGTGAGCAATAGTGGAAATGCGGAGACTACCGGTGACAAGAGACAGCCGGAGCCTTCCCAAGTCCCTCCACACAGTCTAGCTACTATCCAGAATGTTCATAGAATCCAGACTATCCAGAATATCGTGCAGAGCAATGTCCAAACCATCCAGCCAACCCAGAGTGTTGTCAGTACCGTGGCATCAGCAATCGTTGGAAAATCCATTTCGTTGGATTTGAATCCAAAGTTATCCCTGATGAAGTCAGTTGTGCAGAGTGGTGCTGCTGTGTCTGGTGAGTCTAACAAAATCACCACCACACTGTGCTCAGTTGGATCAACCGTGAGAATCATATCCCCTGGCATGCTGAGTACTGTGGAACGTCAGAATCCATCCCCAGGGCAGAATCAAGCAGTTCAGGGAGTGCAGCAGGTTGTGACGACCATTCCAGCAACGTATCATGTACCTAGGGGGCCAGCAGCTGTTGCAAACATCTCGGCACCGAGGTCCACAGTTGCAACACCCATTGTGAGAGCTAGTGGAGGAGCAGCCGTTGTGCCTATCGCTAGACCAGG AGCTCCAACCGCAGTAACAGCCGCCCAATGGCCCCCAAAGGCCTCAGTCGTCTACGCTCCACCCCAGCGTCATCAAGTTCCTCCAGTGACTCGAGTAACAACTCGTCCTCAAACTGTCTACACCTCTCAACAGCCCCAGCTGGTGCCCCAATCCCAAATTCGTCCAGTCCAGGCGACAGTGGTGACAGCAACAGTGTCAGGAGGTGCCCCAAGACTCCTCACTCCAGTTCTCCAGTCAACAAATGCCCTCACGAGAATACCAGGGCCCCAGGTGCGTCCAGCTGTTCCTCTGGTATCCACAGCAGCTTCAGCACCACCCCGACACTCCCCTCAATCAATTCAATCGACGCAGCCCACGAGAACCCTCGCGATGCCAGCGACAACGAACAGGGTCACGGTGACTGCACCTGTGGTAGGAACTGCTAGTAGAATACCAGGAACAGCTTCTCTGACGGTTCAGCCAGCCCTTGGGAGACAACTCTCGTTGAATCCACCCCCTGGGGCCACtaccaatttttcgagggttgTGATACCCTCGCAGCAGGTCCAACAGACCCCAGGTCATCAGCAAG GTGCCCGAGTAGTCCAGACGATCACCTCTCTCGCCAACATTGGAACCGTCTCCCGAGTGATAGCAACGACAACCTCTGGCCCCATCACCAACATGGCACGAGTAACTCAATCAGCACCAACATCAGTCGCTAGGATAACAGGAATGACCCTGCACTCAGTGCCCCTAACTTCCCCCCGGCCAAGTCCATCCCCAATGAAGCCCCTGCAAGCCCAGACCATCACCCAAACAGTTCAAATAAAGTCATCTGGCCAGCAGACCCTTCGAGTGACCCCAGCAGCTCCCGTGATCACCACGACAACCTCCACCATCGTCACCTCAGCCCCACCAGCaacgataataattaataacacgAACAATATCCCCAGCTCTCCGAATCAGTATCAGTACCGCCAGGGCCAGCCAGTGAGACTGCTGGTGGAACCCTCCCACGAAGATAATCACAGCAAACCCAATGCATCTCCAAGGCCGAGTATCTTGAGGAAGAGGGACCACGACAGCTCTCCAGCGAAGTCGGTAGCGAAGAATTTGGTGCCTGTCCTGACGACTTTGCCAGCTAGACAGCCCACTGGAAGTCCTCCAGCGTCACCTCGAGCCGAGCGAGAAGGAACTAACAGTTGTGGGTCTACAACGTTGTCTGCCACCAGCTCTCCACTGCTCGATGAGGACCCTGAACAGTCCAGGGTCGGCGCGCAGAGTAGCGTGAACGAGATGAGCCCGAGAAAGAAGCCCCGAAAGCAACAGCTCACTGGGGTCGAACTCACCGAGGCCAGATGTAACGTCGATGAGATGCAGTTCATTTGCGAGGACAAGATCAAGAGGGAGATCAAGGAAGAGAGGAAAGAcaaatttggggagagggagggagtaCAGACTGTTGTCGTCAAGGGGAGACCTACGCCTAGTCTTATCGGTAAGG ATTCTTCGTGGAAAAACCGGTGGGGAGGAAGACTGCACCACTTCAGGCGACCTGGGGACGTCAGGCCTAAAGAGGAGAGGAGACCTACTGTTGCGGAAATTGCTCAGCAGAAGTTTGTTCTCCAGAAGATCAATGGCTGGAAGGTGTATCAGCTTACTGCCCAAATGGAGGATCTCGCGGAGTTGGAGAAACAG GTCCATGAAAAACTAAAATCGACTCTTCTGATGCTAGAGTCCCAGCATCCCTCAAAGAATCGTCAAGACGATGGTATTGAGCGAGCTAATGAGTTAATCAAAGGAAATATGCAGAGAAGTAGTTTAATAAGTGAAGGTATGTGTGAGGCAAGGACTCAGCTTGTGACGATATTCCAACACAAGGATCACGTGAGTGATATGTTGCAACGTTGTGGTAACAAAAGATCCCAAAAAAAGAgggataaatga
- the Sap130 gene encoding histone deacetylase complex subunit SAP130-A isoform X2, producing the protein MNVSNSGNAETTGDKRQPEPSQVPPHSLATIQNVHRIQTIQNIVQSNVQTIQPTQSVVSTVASAIVGKSISLDLNPKLSLMKSVVQSGAAVSGESNKITTTLCSVGSTVRIISPGMLSTVERQNPSPGQNQAVQGVQQVVTTIPATYHVPRGPAAVANISAPRSTVATPIVRASGGAAVVPIARPGAPTAVTAAQWPPKASVVYAPPQRHQVPPVTRVTTRPQTVYTSQQPQLVPQSQIRPVQATVVTATVSGGAPRLLTPVLQSTNALTRIPGPQVRPAVPLVSTAASAPPRHSPQSIQSTQPTRTLAMPATTNRVTVTAPVVGTASRIPGTASLTVQPALGRQLSLNPPPGATTNFSRVVIPSQQVQQTPGHQQGARVVQTITSLANIGTVSRVIATTTSGPITNMARVTQSAPTSVARITGMTLHSVPLTSPRPSPSPMKPLQAQTITQTVQIKSSGQQTLRVTPAAPVITTTTSTIVTSAPPATIIINNTNNIPSSPNQYQYRQGQPVRLLVEPSHEDNHSKPNASPRPSILRKRDHDSSPAKSVAKNLVPVLTTLPARQPTGSPPASPRAEREGTNSCGSTTLSATSSPLLDEDPEQSRVGAQSSVNEMSPRKKPRKQQLTGVELTEARCNVDEMQFICEDKIKREIKEERKDKFGEREGVQTVVVKGRPTPSLIDSSWKNRWGGRLHHFRRPGDVRPKEERRPTVAEIAQQKFVLQKINGWKVYQLTAQMEDLAELEKQVHEKLKSTLLMLESQHPSKNRQDDGIERANELIKGNMQRSSLISEGMCEARTQLVTIFQHKDHVSDMLQRCGNKRSQKKRDK; encoded by the exons ATGAATGTGAGCAATAGTGGAAATGCGGAGACTACCGGTGACAAGAGACAGCCGGAGCCTTCCCAAGTCCCTCCACACAGTCTAGCTACTATCCAGAATGTTCATAGAATCCAGACTATCCAGAATATCGTGCAGAGCAATGTCCAAACCATCCAGCCAACCCAGAGTGTTGTCAGTACCGTGGCATCAGCAATCGTTGGAAAATCCATTTCGTTGGATTTGAATCCAAAGTTATCCCTGATGAAGTCAGTTGTGCAGAGTGGTGCTGCTGTGTCTGGTGAGTCTAACAAAATCACCACCACACTGTGCTCAGTTGGATCAACCGTGAGAATCATATCCCCTGGCATGCTGAGTACTGTGGAACGTCAGAATCCATCCCCAGGGCAGAATCAAGCAGTTCAGGGAGTGCAGCAGGTTGTGACGACCATTCCAGCAACGTATCATGTACCTAGGGGGCCAGCAGCTGTTGCAAACATCTCGGCACCGAGGTCCACAGTTGCAACACCCATTGTGAGAGCTAGTGGAGGAGCAGCCGTTGTGCCTATCGCTAGACCAGG AGCTCCAACCGCAGTAACAGCCGCCCAATGGCCCCCAAAGGCCTCAGTCGTCTACGCTCCACCCCAGCGTCATCAAGTTCCTCCAGTGACTCGAGTAACAACTCGTCCTCAAACTGTCTACACCTCTCAACAGCCCCAGCTGGTGCCCCAATCCCAAATTCGTCCAGTCCAGGCGACAGTGGTGACAGCAACAGTGTCAGGAGGTGCCCCAAGACTCCTCACTCCAGTTCTCCAGTCAACAAATGCCCTCACGAGAATACCAGGGCCCCAGGTGCGTCCAGCTGTTCCTCTGGTATCCACAGCAGCTTCAGCACCACCCCGACACTCCCCTCAATCAATTCAATCGACGCAGCCCACGAGAACCCTCGCGATGCCAGCGACAACGAACAGGGTCACGGTGACTGCACCTGTGGTAGGAACTGCTAGTAGAATACCAGGAACAGCTTCTCTGACGGTTCAGCCAGCCCTTGGGAGACAACTCTCGTTGAATCCACCCCCTGGGGCCACtaccaatttttcgagggttgTGATACCCTCGCAGCAGGTCCAACAGACCCCAGGTCATCAGCAAG GTGCCCGAGTAGTCCAGACGATCACCTCTCTCGCCAACATTGGAACCGTCTCCCGAGTGATAGCAACGACAACCTCTGGCCCCATCACCAACATGGCACGAGTAACTCAATCAGCACCAACATCAGTCGCTAGGATAACAGGAATGACCCTGCACTCAGTGCCCCTAACTTCCCCCCGGCCAAGTCCATCCCCAATGAAGCCCCTGCAAGCCCAGACCATCACCCAAACAGTTCAAATAAAGTCATCTGGCCAGCAGACCCTTCGAGTGACCCCAGCAGCTCCCGTGATCACCACGACAACCTCCACCATCGTCACCTCAGCCCCACCAGCaacgataataattaataacacgAACAATATCCCCAGCTCTCCGAATCAGTATCAGTACCGCCAGGGCCAGCCAGTGAGACTGCTGGTGGAACCCTCCCACGAAGATAATCACAGCAAACCCAATGCATCTCCAAGGCCGAGTATCTTGAGGAAGAGGGACCACGACAGCTCTCCAGCGAAGTCGGTAGCGAAGAATTTGGTGCCTGTCCTGACGACTTTGCCAGCTAGACAGCCCACTGGAAGTCCTCCAGCGTCACCTCGAGCCGAGCGAGAAGGAACTAACAGTTGTGGGTCTACAACGTTGTCTGCCACCAGCTCTCCACTGCTCGATGAGGACCCTGAACAGTCCAGGGTCGGCGCGCAGAGTAGCGTGAACGAGATGAGCCCGAGAAAGAAGCCCCGAAAGCAACAGCTCACTGGGGTCGAACTCACCGAGGCCAGATGTAACGTCGATGAGATGCAGTTCATTTGCGAGGACAAGATCAAGAGGGAGATCAAGGAAGAGAGGAAAGAcaaatttggggagagggagggagtaCAGACTGTTGTCGTCAAGGGGAGACCTACGCCTAGTCTTATCG ATTCTTCGTGGAAAAACCGGTGGGGAGGAAGACTGCACCACTTCAGGCGACCTGGGGACGTCAGGCCTAAAGAGGAGAGGAGACCTACTGTTGCGGAAATTGCTCAGCAGAAGTTTGTTCTCCAGAAGATCAATGGCTGGAAGGTGTATCAGCTTACTGCCCAAATGGAGGATCTCGCGGAGTTGGAGAAACAG GTCCATGAAAAACTAAAATCGACTCTTCTGATGCTAGAGTCCCAGCATCCCTCAAAGAATCGTCAAGACGATGGTATTGAGCGAGCTAATGAGTTAATCAAAGGAAATATGCAGAGAAGTAGTTTAATAAGTGAAGGTATGTGTGAGGCAAGGACTCAGCTTGTGACGATATTCCAACACAAGGATCACGTGAGTGATATGTTGCAACGTTGTGGTAACAAAAGATCCCAAAAAAAGAgggataaatga